The following coding sequences lie in one Methylotuvimicrobium alcaliphilum 20Z genomic window:
- a CDS encoding sensor histidine kinase — MLNELKPENKSDIIYPCPFSMGYGIPRRQAWLLLKVFLTYRLILACLFLMLFYSRLGPATGERHDEYLFIVSGSGHLALTIISGFCLLRRSISYTVQAQTLIFTDIIIITLIMHACGGINSGVGILLAASIAASGLLIGGRCALLFAAIASLAILAEQIYAYQTHSFRDTAYTYAAMLGASFFTIAMLAYALAQRTEQSTAQQKTINQLEELSKYIIQHLQSGIIITDRDHQIRMSNEAAARLTQCSTMPDRLHAISPYLAEAFSYWLNDPSQDFAVIPLTDGSEMQTRFTALPTRHEALNMIILEDIAFYNQRLQQSKLASLGQLTASIAHEIRNPLGAISHAGQLLAENIELSDEDRRLTEIIRNHSTRVNKIIEDILQLSRRSASLRKKVDLIQWLDDYIEQFCAENGFTRDLFTMTSESEQAQALVDKGHLKQILDNLCQNALKYGSPEKKTISLAIRQHEQMLCIEVIDSGPGIDPSHRKHLFEPFFTTSAQGTGLGLYISKELAELNQARLSYHITDQSQSCFRLCLPNAEQTLIEI, encoded by the coding sequence ATGCTTAATGAACTCAAACCGGAAAACAAATCCGATATTATTTATCCTTGTCCTTTTTCGATGGGATACGGCATCCCACGTCGACAAGCCTGGCTGCTATTAAAAGTCTTTCTGACTTACCGGCTGATTCTGGCCTGCTTATTCCTGATGTTGTTTTATAGCCGACTCGGTCCCGCTACAGGCGAGCGTCACGACGAATACTTGTTTATCGTCAGTGGCAGCGGTCATTTAGCGCTGACGATCATTTCCGGCTTTTGTTTGTTGCGGCGATCGATTAGCTATACCGTTCAGGCTCAAACGCTCATTTTCACCGACATTATCATCATTACGCTAATCATGCACGCTTGCGGCGGCATCAACAGCGGCGTCGGAATCTTACTCGCCGCATCGATCGCCGCAAGCGGACTTTTAATCGGCGGACGATGCGCGCTGCTATTCGCCGCCATTGCTAGTTTGGCCATCCTTGCCGAGCAGATTTATGCGTACCAAACCCATAGTTTCAGAGATACCGCCTATACCTATGCCGCTATGCTCGGCGCCTCATTCTTTACGATCGCAATGCTGGCCTATGCACTCGCGCAACGCACCGAGCAGTCCACCGCGCAGCAAAAAACCATCAACCAACTCGAGGAGCTCAGCAAATACATCATTCAACATTTACAATCGGGCATTATCATCACCGATCGCGACCATCAAATACGGATGAGTAACGAAGCCGCCGCAAGGCTTACCCAATGCTCAACAATGCCTGATCGTCTACATGCTATTTCTCCCTATTTAGCGGAAGCTTTCTCGTACTGGCTGAACGACCCTAGCCAGGATTTCGCCGTGATTCCCTTAACGGACGGCAGCGAGATGCAAACCCGGTTTACGGCGCTCCCGACCCGGCACGAAGCGCTCAACATGATCATTCTTGAAGATATCGCGTTTTACAATCAGCGTTTGCAACAAAGCAAACTCGCCTCGCTTGGGCAATTAACCGCCAGCATCGCTCATGAAATTCGCAACCCGCTCGGCGCCATCAGCCATGCAGGACAACTGCTGGCGGAAAACATCGAATTATCGGACGAAGACCGGCGCCTAACCGAAATTATTAGAAATCATTCGACTCGCGTGAACAAGATTATCGAGGATATTTTACAATTGTCCCGGCGTAGCGCTTCGTTACGTAAAAAAGTCGACTTGATTCAATGGCTAGACGACTACATTGAACAGTTCTGTGCTGAAAACGGTTTCACTCGCGATCTTTTCACCATGACGAGCGAATCGGAGCAAGCGCAAGCATTGGTGGACAAAGGCCATTTAAAACAAATTCTCGACAATCTGTGCCAAAATGCCTTGAAATACGGCAGCCCCGAAAAAAAAACCATCTCATTGGCGATCCGCCAACACGAACAAATGCTCTGCATCGAAGTAATAGACTCCGGCCCCGGCATCGACCCGAGTCACCGCAAGCATCTGTTCGAACCTTTTTTTACAACTTCGGCGCAAGGAACCGGTCTGGGGCTTTATATTTCGAAGGAATTAGCCGAACTGAATCAGGCCAGGCTAAGCTATCATATTACCGACCAGAGCCAAAGTTGCTTCCGGCTCTGTTTACCGAACGCCGAACAAACTTTGATTGAAATATGA
- a CDS encoding sigma-54-dependent transcriptional regulator, with translation MKHPLTLVVDDEPDIRELLSITLKRMNIDTLCAENVDSARQLLQQHPFDLCLTDMKLPDGNGLELVEYLQSTGSTIPIAVITAHGNMDTAIKAMKAGAFDFISKPVDLPVLRQIVTKALQLAPDADTKERRTRHILLGESEPMRQVRSKIDKLARSQAPVYISGESGSGKELVARLIHQQSPRSDKPFVAVNCGAIPPELMESEFFGHKKGSFSGAIADKKGLFQAAEGGTLFLDEVADLPPSLQVKLLRAIQEKKVRAVGEQHETPVDVRILSATHKDLNQLVQEGVFRQDLYYRINVIDLNIPPLRERGNDIAQLAEHILASLNSNNAFQVRLSQSALTALKHYHFPGNVRELENILERAVALSDGKTIDADDLNLPINPEIVPDAPAFDPSKASLEDYLEDIERTAITIALENNRWNKTAAAKELGLSFRSLRYRLKKLGLD, from the coding sequence ATGAAACACCCCTTGACTTTAGTCGTCGACGACGAGCCGGATATCCGAGAGCTGTTAAGCATTACGCTCAAACGCATGAACATCGACACCTTGTGCGCGGAAAATGTCGACTCGGCTCGGCAGTTGTTACAACAACATCCGTTCGATCTTTGCCTGACCGACATGAAGCTACCCGACGGCAACGGGCTCGAATTGGTCGAATACCTCCAAAGCACGGGCAGCACGATTCCGATTGCCGTAATTACCGCACACGGCAACATGGATACTGCGATCAAGGCAATGAAAGCCGGGGCCTTCGACTTTATCTCAAAACCGGTCGATTTACCGGTACTTCGGCAAATCGTCACGAAAGCCTTACAACTAGCCCCCGATGCCGATACCAAGGAAAGGCGCACACGACATATTTTATTGGGCGAATCGGAGCCGATGCGCCAAGTCCGGTCTAAAATCGACAAGCTGGCACGTAGTCAGGCGCCTGTTTATATCAGCGGCGAATCGGGGTCGGGTAAGGAATTGGTGGCGCGCTTGATTCATCAACAAAGCCCGCGTAGCGACAAGCCTTTTGTTGCCGTAAACTGCGGCGCGATCCCGCCCGAACTTATGGAAAGCGAGTTTTTCGGACATAAAAAAGGCAGTTTCAGCGGTGCAATTGCCGATAAAAAAGGTTTATTTCAAGCAGCCGAGGGCGGTACGCTATTTCTCGATGAAGTCGCCGATCTGCCTCCTTCGCTGCAAGTCAAATTACTCCGCGCGATTCAGGAAAAAAAAGTACGCGCAGTCGGCGAACAACACGAAACACCGGTCGATGTCCGCATCCTGAGCGCCACGCATAAAGATTTGAATCAATTGGTTCAGGAAGGGGTTTTTCGGCAAGATTTATACTACCGGATCAATGTCATCGATCTCAATATTCCGCCGCTTCGCGAACGAGGCAATGATATCGCGCAACTAGCCGAACATATTCTAGCCTCGTTAAATAGTAACAACGCTTTTCAAGTCCGGCTTTCGCAATCGGCGTTGACTGCATTGAAACATTATCATTTTCCGGGCAATGTTAGGGAGCTCGAGAATATTCTGGAGCGCGCCGTTGCGCTCAGCGACGGCAAAACGATCGATGCGGACGATTTAAATCTACCGATTAATCCGGAAATCGTCCCTGATGCGCCAGCGTTCGATCCGTCAAAAGCGTCGTTGGAAGATTATTTGGAAGATATCGAGCGAACCGCCATTACCATCGCACTCGAAAATAACCGATGGAATAAAACCGCAGCAGCAAAAGAGCTGGGGTTATCGTTCCGATCATTGCGTTACCGGTTAAAAAAACTGGGCTTGGACTAG
- a CDS encoding UbiH/UbiF/VisC/COQ6 family ubiquinone biosynthesis hydroxylase, with product MTMQAEVIVVGGGMVGAALACALGHGGVETLLLDRRSPERQWDESLRDIRVSALTKASQAILEGVGAWRGIVQKGAAPYKDMRVWDGRSDGYLHFDCADTVFPELGHIVENRITVAALWDILDGLPTVQCITPAEIERMESIENGRRLRLTDGQSFEAPLVVAADGRESALRSMAGIGVTGWPYRQDGLVATVQTELEHQATAWQRFLEEGPLAFLPLFDGQCSIVWTLSTETARNYLALPDDEFLRLLQQASGGILGDMLKIGPRAAFPLKFQFADRYTDSHLALVGDAAHAMHPLAGQGANAGLLDAAALAEAVIDTQRSGRPLSGVQYLRHYERWRKGDNLMMMASMDLINKTYAVGNPMFAKLRSFGMNRINHTTALKDYLNRHAMGLRDDLPRLAKGQVCW from the coding sequence ATGACGATGCAAGCGGAAGTGATAGTGGTCGGCGGCGGCATGGTCGGTGCGGCCTTGGCTTGTGCGCTAGGGCATGGCGGGGTCGAAACCTTGTTATTGGACAGGCGCAGTCCGGAGCGGCAATGGGACGAAAGCCTGCGGGATATCCGCGTATCGGCGTTGACCAAAGCCTCTCAGGCCATTCTGGAGGGCGTCGGTGCTTGGCGCGGAATCGTGCAAAAAGGCGCCGCGCCTTACAAGGACATGCGTGTCTGGGATGGCCGCTCCGATGGCTATTTGCATTTCGATTGCGCCGATACGGTGTTCCCCGAATTGGGACATATCGTCGAAAACCGAATTACGGTCGCGGCGCTTTGGGACATCTTGGACGGCTTGCCGACCGTTCAATGCATCACGCCTGCCGAAATCGAGCGTATGGAATCGATCGAAAACGGCAGGCGCCTAAGATTGACGGATGGGCAAAGTTTTGAAGCGCCTTTGGTGGTTGCCGCCGATGGGCGCGAATCGGCCTTGCGGTCTATGGCCGGTATCGGCGTGACGGGTTGGCCCTATCGACAAGACGGTTTGGTCGCGACCGTGCAAACCGAGCTCGAGCATCAAGCGACAGCATGGCAACGGTTTCTCGAAGAAGGCCCCTTGGCTTTTTTACCCCTTTTCGATGGTCAGTGTTCGATCGTCTGGACCTTATCGACCGAGACTGCGCGGAATTATTTGGCATTGCCCGATGATGAGTTTTTAAGGCTGTTGCAACAAGCATCGGGCGGTATTCTAGGCGACATGCTCAAGATCGGCCCGCGCGCGGCCTTTCCGCTGAAATTTCAATTTGCCGACCGCTATACCGACAGTCATTTGGCATTGGTGGGCGACGCGGCGCATGCGATGCATCCTTTGGCCGGACAAGGCGCCAATGCCGGCTTGTTGGATGCCGCAGCCTTGGCCGAAGCCGTCATAGACACTCAACGGTCGGGGCGGCCGTTATCGGGTGTTCAATATCTAAGGCATTATGAGCGCTGGCGTAAAGGCGATAACTTAATGATGATGGCGAGTATGGATTTAATCAATAAAACCTATGCGGTCGGCAATCCTATGTTCGCCAAACTACGTTCGTTCGGCATGAACCGTATCAATCATACTACGGCGTTGAAAGATTATTTGAACCGTCATGCCATGGGATTAAGGGATGACTTGCCGCGCTTGGCCAAAGGGCAGGTCTGTTGGTAA
- the ubiH gene encoding 2-octaprenyl-6-methoxyphenyl hydroxylase, translating into MRTQYDALIIGGGLAGNCLALALQGSGLEIAMVEAQSREQLQNSWAGDRALALAAGTVTMLDALGAWQGVSDKAAPIENIHVSDRGHFGKTRLSAKKEGVKALGYVIKARDIENHVADLVERAGVTKLSPARLAGLASTDSDIGANLEYRDESITLTAKLLIGADGGNSSVRKLLDIGRQTTEYGQTALVTTVNCSLPHRNTAFERFTVSGPLALLPIEGSQCAVVWTNTHRDAESLMSVSDKEFIERLQECFGYRLGELSLAAPRRAFPLTLVQAETMVKGRAVIIGNAVHQLHPVAGQGFNLGLRDVVQLAEMLIEQAKRKRDIGDSMFLKGYDQSRRKDLNKIIGFTDNVVRIFSNDWLALAAARNLGLALLDILPGGKSLLTRHAMGLAGRLPRVGNRR; encoded by the coding sequence ATGCGAACTCAATACGATGCATTGATTATCGGCGGCGGATTGGCCGGTAATTGCCTGGCCTTGGCATTGCAAGGTTCGGGACTCGAAATCGCCATGGTCGAAGCGCAGAGCCGCGAGCAATTACAAAATTCATGGGCCGGCGATCGAGCCTTGGCATTGGCTGCCGGCACCGTGACGATGCTGGATGCGCTCGGAGCGTGGCAGGGGGTTTCCGATAAGGCCGCGCCGATCGAGAATATTCATGTGTCCGATCGCGGGCATTTCGGGAAAACCCGCCTGTCGGCGAAAAAGGAAGGCGTCAAGGCGCTGGGCTATGTGATCAAGGCCCGCGATATCGAAAACCATGTCGCGGACTTGGTCGAACGGGCCGGGGTTACCAAACTCAGTCCGGCTCGATTGGCGGGTTTGGCCAGTACCGATAGCGATATTGGCGCGAATCTCGAATACCGTGACGAATCAATAACCTTGACTGCCAAGCTACTGATCGGCGCCGACGGCGGTAATTCCTCGGTGCGGAAATTGCTCGATATTGGGCGGCAAACGACCGAATACGGGCAAACGGCGTTGGTGACGACCGTAAATTGCTCATTGCCGCATCGTAATACCGCTTTCGAACGCTTTACCGTTTCCGGGCCCTTGGCTTTATTGCCGATCGAAGGAAGTCAATGCGCCGTGGTTTGGACCAATACGCACAGGGATGCGGAAAGCTTGATGTCGGTTTCCGATAAGGAATTCATCGAACGATTGCAAGAGTGTTTCGGCTATCGCCTGGGTGAGTTGAGTTTGGCGGCTCCGCGCAGGGCCTTCCCGCTGACCTTGGTACAGGCCGAAACGATGGTGAAAGGGCGCGCCGTGATCATCGGAAATGCGGTGCATCAATTACACCCGGTTGCAGGACAAGGCTTCAATCTGGGGCTTCGCGATGTCGTGCAGTTAGCTGAGATGCTGATCGAACAAGCCAAGCGCAAGCGCGATATCGGCGACTCGATGTTCTTGAAGGGCTATGATCAATCCAGGCGCAAGGATCTGAATAAAATAATCGGCTTTACCGATAACGTAGTCAGGATTTTTTCGAATGACTGGTTGGCCTTGGCGGCCGCCAGAAATTTGGGTTTGGCATTGCTCGATATATTGCCCGGCGGTAAATCGTTATTGACACGCCATGCGATGGGCTTGGCCGGCAGACTGCCGCGCGTCGGCAACAGGAGATAA
- the pepP gene encoding Xaa-Pro aminopeptidase → MKQAEFKKRRKRLMQQIGKGNIGLIPSASAQTRNRDVHYPFRQDSDFYYLTGFNEPDALAVFIPGRQQGQYLLFCREYDEKKALWEGAHAGLIGATTDYGADDAFPIDDIDEILPGLIENKEKVYYPMGRDSDLDHRLLEWVHHLRNQSRAGVNAPLELVSLEHILHEMRLFKSEAEIKLMRKAAEISADAHVKAMQKCRAGLYEYQIESEIIYHFLQQGLRAVAYPSIVAAGKNACVLHYTENTSKLADGDLLLIDAGAECDHYAADITRTFPVSGRFSEPQKLLYQLVLDAQSAALAEIKPGNPWNQAHEASVKTLTKGLVKLGLLKGRVAKLIKDEAYKKFYMHRIGHWLGMDVHDVGDYKVKDEWRILEPGMVLTIEPGLYIPKDCEQVDEQWRGIGIRIEDDVLVTQDGHEILTGGVPKSVEAIEALMQAA, encoded by the coding sequence ATGAAGCAAGCAGAATTTAAAAAACGCCGTAAGCGGTTAATGCAACAGATCGGCAAGGGTAATATCGGGTTGATACCCAGCGCCTCGGCGCAAACCCGTAATCGGGATGTGCATTACCCGTTTCGTCAAGACAGCGATTTTTATTATCTGACCGGATTTAACGAACCGGATGCGCTTGCGGTATTCATCCCCGGTCGGCAGCAAGGACAATATTTGCTTTTTTGCCGCGAATACGATGAGAAAAAAGCGCTTTGGGAAGGTGCGCACGCCGGTTTGATCGGAGCAACGACCGATTACGGCGCCGACGATGCATTTCCGATCGACGATATCGATGAAATACTGCCCGGACTCATTGAAAATAAAGAAAAGGTTTATTATCCGATGGGCCGGGATAGCGATTTGGATCACCGCCTGCTCGAATGGGTGCACCATTTGCGCAATCAATCGCGGGCCGGCGTCAATGCGCCGTTGGAATTGGTATCGCTCGAACATATCTTGCATGAGATGCGCTTGTTCAAAAGCGAGGCCGAAATCAAACTGATGCGTAAGGCGGCTGAAATTTCCGCCGATGCGCATGTCAAAGCGATGCAAAAATGCCGCGCCGGCTTATACGAATATCAAATCGAATCCGAAATCATTTATCATTTTTTACAGCAAGGGTTAAGGGCGGTCGCCTATCCTTCGATCGTAGCCGCCGGTAAGAATGCTTGCGTGCTGCATTACACCGAAAATACGTCTAAATTGGCCGACGGCGATTTGTTATTGATCGATGCGGGTGCCGAATGCGATCACTATGCGGCCGATATCACGCGCACTTTTCCCGTTTCCGGGCGTTTTTCCGAGCCGCAAAAGCTGCTTTATCAACTGGTGCTCGATGCTCAGTCGGCGGCCTTGGCCGAGATCAAGCCCGGCAATCCTTGGAATCAGGCTCATGAGGCATCGGTAAAAACCTTGACTAAAGGCTTGGTTAAATTGGGTTTGCTGAAAGGGCGCGTGGCGAAACTGATCAAGGACGAAGCCTATAAAAAATTCTATATGCACCGAATCGGGCATTGGCTCGGCATGGACGTACACGATGTCGGCGATTACAAGGTCAAGGACGAATGGCGGATATTGGAGCCGGGCATGGTGTTGACAATAGAACCCGGCCTTTATATTCCTAAGGATTGCGAGCAAGTCGACGAACAATGGCGGGGTATCGGGATCAGAATAGAAGACGATGTGCTGGTGACGCAAGACGGGCACGAAATATTGACCGGCGGCGTGCCGAAAAGCGTTGAAGCCATCGAAGCGTTGATGCAGGCGGCCTGA
- a CDS encoding UPF0149 family protein encodes MIYQTIDQTLREQGAEVTAAEAHGIATGMLCVDVRASQSNWLDELFGEGSAASGGNVVLGDLFEQTRSLLTDDDYTFDLMLPDVDEENLSEAVEAMRDWCQGFLFGIGFSQSSSNWTGDVGEIVKDIVEITKLEAISDDDDSEEGQEAFAEIQEYLRVAVQLIRTELSGSISRTTH; translated from the coding sequence ATGATTTATCAGACAATCGATCAGACGCTACGGGAACAGGGTGCCGAGGTGACGGCAGCAGAAGCGCATGGCATTGCAACCGGAATGTTGTGTGTTGATGTAAGAGCCAGTCAATCAAATTGGCTGGATGAGCTATTCGGAGAAGGATCCGCCGCATCTGGCGGAAATGTTGTGTTAGGGGATTTGTTCGAACAAACCAGATCGTTATTGACGGATGACGATTATACCTTCGATTTAATGTTGCCGGATGTCGACGAGGAGAACTTAAGCGAAGCCGTTGAAGCGATGCGCGATTGGTGCCAAGGTTTTTTATTCGGTATCGGATTTAGTCAATCGTCTTCAAATTGGACTGGGGATGTCGGCGAAATAGTGAAGGATATTGTCGAAATCACCAAGCTGGAAGCCATCTCTGACGATGATGATAGCGAAGAGGGCCAAGAAGCCTTTGCTGAAATTCAAGAATACTTACGAGTTGCGGTACAGTTAATACGTACTGAATTATCCGGTTCCATTAGCCGTACCACTCATTAA
- a CDS encoding TIGR02449 family protein, with amino-acid sequence MPKAENDHSLELKDLEEKLDLLIEQYNAIKNENHLLKVKQAELVKQKAKLLEKTTLAKTRVEAMISRLKSMEHGT; translated from the coding sequence ATGCCAAAAGCTGAAAACGACCATTCACTCGAATTAAAAGACTTGGAAGAAAAGCTTGATCTTTTGATCGAACAATACAATGCGATCAAAAATGAAAACCATTTGCTCAAAGTTAAGCAAGCGGAACTTGTCAAGCAAAAAGCCAAGTTGCTTGAAAAAACCACATTAGCCAAAACCCGAGTCGAAGCGATGATCTCCCGTTTAAAATCCATGGAGCATGGCACATGA
- a CDS encoding cell division protein ZapA, with translation MSRTPSAVTLEILGKEYKIACEPEEQDGLIESARQLDRKMRQIRDSGKVSGADRIAVMAALNMAHELHLAESRNRELELHLADSLIKMSNKIENVLEITETR, from the coding sequence ATGAGCAGAACACCTTCCGCTGTCACACTTGAAATTCTCGGCAAGGAATACAAAATCGCTTGCGAACCCGAGGAGCAAGACGGACTGATAGAATCCGCACGGCAACTCGACAGAAAAATGCGCCAAATAAGGGACTCCGGCAAAGTCAGCGGTGCCGATCGCATTGCCGTCATGGCGGCGTTGAACATGGCTCACGAGCTCCATCTAGCTGAGTCCCGGAACCGCGAATTGGAATTACATTTGGCGGATAGCCTGATAAAAATGAGTAATAAAATAGAAAACGTTTTGGAAATTACAGAAACGCGTTAA
- a CDS encoding EVE domain-containing protein, with amino-acid sequence MNYWLMKSEPNEFGIDDLFNRPHQTEPWDGVRNYQARNMMRDQMKIGDLAFFYHSNCDIPGIVGIMKISREGYPDPFAFDPDDKHFDPKSSPDNPRWFMVDVQYVKKLSRTIPLQELKQYSELEDFALVRRGNRLSIMPVSKTQWDFILGLE; translated from the coding sequence ATGAACTACTGGTTAATGAAATCCGAACCTAACGAGTTCGGTATCGACGATTTATTCAATAGACCCCATCAGACCGAACCCTGGGACGGCGTCAGAAACTACCAAGCCAGAAATATGATGCGCGATCAAATGAAGATCGGCGATTTGGCTTTCTTTTATCATTCCAACTGCGATATCCCCGGCATCGTCGGGATCATGAAAATTAGCCGAGAAGGCTACCCCGACCCTTTCGCATTCGACCCCGACGACAAACACTTCGACCCGAAAAGCTCGCCCGACAATCCGCGATGGTTCATGGTGGATGTTCAATACGTAAAAAAACTATCCCGCACGATCCCGTTACAAGAACTGAAACAATACTCCGAGCTGGAAGACTTCGCCCTAGTCAGACGCGGCAATCGCCTATCGATCATGCCGGTTTCGAAAACGCAATGGGATTTCATATTGGGGCTTGAATGA
- a CDS encoding pyrophosphate--fructose-6-phosphate 1-phosphotransferase, translating into MNKPKKVAILTAGGLAPCLSSAIGSLIERYTEIDPSIEIICYRSGYKGLLLGDSYAVTPKIRENAALLHKFGGSPIGNSRVKLTNVKDCIKRGLVQEGQDPQKVAADQLVKDGVDVLHTIGGDDTNTAAADLAAFLAKNDYGLTVIGLPKTIDNDVFPIKQSLGAWTAAEQGAQYFQNVVAEYNANPRMLIVHEVMGRNCGWLTAATAMEYRKLLDRSEWLPEIGLDRAAYEVHGVFVPEMEIDLAAEAKRLREVMDKVDCVNIFVSEGAGVDAIVAEMQAKGQEVPRDAFGHIKLDAVNPGKWFGEQFAEMIGAEKTLIQKSGYFARASASNVDDIRLIKSCADLAVECAFRRESGVIGHDEDNGNVLRAIEFPRIKGGKPFDIDTPWFVQMLAGIGQSKGARVEVSH; encoded by the coding sequence ATGAACAAACCAAAAAAAGTCGCAATTCTCACTGCGGGCGGTTTAGCGCCTTGCCTTAGTTCAGCCATCGGCAGTCTCATCGAGCGTTACACCGAAATCGACCCTTCGATCGAGATCATCTGCTACCGTAGCGGTTACAAAGGCCTGCTACTCGGCGATTCTTACGCCGTGACCCCGAAAATCCGCGAAAACGCCGCGTTACTTCATAAGTTCGGCGGCTCGCCGATCGGCAACAGCCGGGTCAAACTGACCAACGTCAAAGATTGCATCAAGCGGGGGTTGGTTCAAGAAGGTCAGGACCCTCAAAAAGTGGCGGCCGATCAATTAGTCAAAGACGGCGTCGATGTCCTGCATACGATCGGCGGCGACGATACCAATACCGCGGCAGCCGATTTGGCGGCCTTCTTGGCGAAAAACGATTATGGATTGACAGTCATCGGTTTGCCGAAAACGATCGACAACGACGTATTCCCGATTAAACAATCCTTAGGTGCTTGGACTGCGGCAGAGCAGGGCGCGCAGTACTTTCAGAACGTTGTAGCCGAATATAATGCCAATCCGCGCATGCTCATCGTTCATGAAGTCATGGGCCGCAATTGCGGATGGCTGACTGCTGCGACCGCAATGGAATACCGCAAATTGTTGGATCGCTCCGAATGGCTGCCTGAAATCGGTCTCGATCGCGCGGCATACGAAGTTCACGGCGTCTTTGTGCCGGAAATGGAAATCGATCTGGCAGCCGAAGCGAAGCGCTTGCGCGAAGTGATGGATAAAGTCGATTGCGTCAATATATTCGTTTCGGAAGGCGCGGGTGTCGATGCGATCGTCGCCGAAATGCAGGCTAAGGGCCAAGAAGTTCCGCGCGATGCGTTCGGTCACATCAAACTCGATGCAGTCAATCCGGGAAAATGGTTCGGCGAGCAATTCGCCGAAATGATCGGCGCGGAAAAAACCTTGATTCAAAAATCGGGATATTTCGCACGGGCATCGGCATCGAACGTCGATGATATCCGTTTGATCAAATCCTGCGCCGATTTGGCGGTCGAATGCGCATTCCGCCGCGAGTCCGGCGTCATCGGTCATGACGAAGACAACGGCAACGTCTTGCGTGCGATCGAGTTCCCACGCATCAAAGGCGGCAAACCGTTCGATATCGACACGCCTTGGTTCGTGCAAATGCTCGCCGGAATCGGGCAAAGCAAAGGCGCGCGAGTCGAAGTGAGCCACTAA
- a CDS encoding spermine/spermidine synthase domain-containing protein: MRKYQGQLVHQSFDEEGVIEIVESEGVRALHFGSSSRQSSMLLTDPDQLHSLYARAMMAWLLFKDAPGDVLMIGLGGGSLAKFLLQRFEDCKIKVVEYRRGVVKIARSHFDLPLDSRLKIKIGDGGHYIRQKSLTASESYDLLMIDAFDHEGMSDSIGGEAFFDGCKTLLKPDGMLIINLWGTDKALFQDVAWHLGRVFDWRLLFLPVRGRGNVIGFAFNDPMPLPTQKELRGRTQALENNYHLEFPVFLQDLKRNNRTLFNRIIKP, encoded by the coding sequence ATGCGTAAATACCAGGGACAATTAGTTCACCAAAGCTTCGATGAAGAAGGCGTCATCGAAATCGTCGAATCGGAAGGCGTTCGCGCCTTGCATTTCGGCTCGTCATCACGGCAAAGCAGTATGTTGCTGACCGACCCGGACCAATTGCATTCGCTGTATGCCCGCGCAATGATGGCCTGGCTGTTGTTTAAAGACGCCCCCGGCGATGTATTGATGATAGGCTTAGGAGGCGGGTCTTTGGCAAAGTTTTTACTGCAACGCTTCGAAGACTGTAAAATAAAGGTCGTAGAATACCGGCGCGGCGTCGTCAAAATCGCACGCAGTCATTTCGATTTACCGCTCGATTCGCGTCTGAAAATAAAAATCGGCGACGGCGGGCACTATATCCGCCAAAAGAGTCTAACGGCATCGGAAAGCTACGATTTATTGATGATCGATGCGTTCGATCACGAAGGCATGTCCGATTCGATCGGCGGCGAAGCGTTTTTCGACGGCTGCAAGACTTTGTTGAAGCCGGACGGCATGCTGATCATCAATTTATGGGGCACCGACAAAGCGCTGTTTCAGGATGTCGCTTGGCACTTAGGCCGGGTTTTCGACTGGCGTTTATTGTTTCTGCCGGTGCGCGGACGAGGCAATGTCATAGGCTTTGCTTTTAACGACCCAATGCCCTTGCCGACTCAAAAAGAACTACGAGGCCGTACGCAAGCCCTCGAGAACAATTACCATCTGGAATTTCCCGTTTTTTTACAAGATTTAAAGCGCAACAACCGTACTTTATTCAACCGGATTATCAAACCATGA